The Streptococcus pantholopis genome has a segment encoding these proteins:
- the rnjA gene encoding ribonuclease J1, whose translation MSHINLKPKEVGVYAIGGLGEIGKNTYGIEYQDEIVIVDAGIKFPEDDLLGIDYVIPDYSYIVENIDRIKALVITHGHEDHIGGIPFLLKQANIPIYAGPLALALIRGKLEEHGLLRDAKMYEINHNTELTFKNLSVTFFRTTHSIPEPLGIVVHTPQGKVVCTGDFKFDFTPVGEPADLHRMAALGEDGVLCLLSDSTNAEIPTFTNSEKVVGQSIMKIIEDIHGRIIFASFASNIFRLQQAAEAAVKAGRKIAVFGRSMEKAIVNGVELGYIKVPKGTFIEPSELKDYHASEIMIMCTGSQGESMAALARIANGTHRQVTLQPGDTVIFSSSPIPGNTTSVNRLINTIQEAGVEVIHGKVNNIHTSGHGGQQEQKLMLRLMKPKYFMPVHGEYRMQKVHAGLAVDTGIPEENIFIMENGDVLALTDHSARRAGHFNAQDIYVDGNGIGDIGAAVLRDRHDLAEDGVVLAVATVDFKSQMILAGPEILSRGFIYMRESGELIRESQRVLFNAIRIALKNKEASIQSVNGAIVNALRPFLYEKTEREPIIIPMVLTPDRS comes from the coding sequence ATGTCACATATCAATTTAAAACCCAAAGAAGTCGGTGTTTATGCTATCGGCGGCCTCGGAGAAATCGGGAAAAATACCTACGGTATTGAGTATCAGGATGAAATCGTCATCGTTGATGCCGGCATTAAGTTCCCGGAAGATGATCTCCTAGGGATCGACTATGTTATCCCCGACTACTCTTATATTGTTGAAAACATAGACCGCATCAAAGCATTAGTAATTACACACGGCCACGAAGACCATATCGGAGGAATTCCCTTTCTGCTCAAACAGGCCAATATTCCTATCTACGCAGGCCCGCTGGCATTGGCTTTGATTCGCGGAAAATTAGAAGAACACGGTCTGCTGCGCGATGCCAAAATGTACGAAATCAACCACAACACTGAACTGACTTTCAAAAACCTCAGTGTCACTTTTTTTCGGACGACCCACTCTATTCCTGAGCCCTTAGGCATTGTTGTCCATACCCCTCAAGGAAAGGTTGTTTGCACAGGAGACTTCAAGTTTGACTTCACACCGGTGGGCGAACCTGCTGACCTCCACCGCATGGCTGCTCTTGGTGAAGATGGTGTCCTATGTCTGCTGTCTGATTCCACCAACGCTGAAATACCTACCTTTACCAACTCTGAAAAAGTAGTCGGCCAGTCCATTATGAAAATCATTGAAGATATTCACGGCCGGATTATTTTTGCATCTTTTGCGTCCAATATTTTTCGTCTCCAGCAGGCAGCTGAAGCAGCCGTGAAAGCCGGACGGAAGATTGCTGTTTTTGGACGCTCTATGGAAAAAGCAATCGTTAACGGAGTAGAACTCGGTTATATAAAGGTTCCTAAAGGTACTTTTATCGAACCCAGCGAACTCAAGGATTACCATGCCAGTGAAATCATGATTATGTGTACCGGCAGTCAGGGAGAATCAATGGCTGCTCTGGCTCGCATAGCTAACGGCACCCACCGTCAAGTGACACTCCAGCCCGGAGATACTGTTATTTTCTCATCCAGTCCGATTCCGGGCAATACAACCAGTGTCAACCGGCTGATTAACACTATCCAAGAGGCCGGTGTTGAAGTTATCCACGGCAAGGTTAATAACATCCACACCTCAGGGCACGGCGGGCAGCAGGAACAAAAATTAATGCTGCGCCTCATGAAACCAAAATATTTTATGCCGGTTCACGGGGAATACCGCATGCAGAAGGTCCATGCCGGACTGGCCGTTGACACAGGAATCCCTGAGGAAAATATTTTTATCATGGAAAACGGCGATGTTCTGGCTCTGACCGATCATTCCGCCAGACGGGCCGGCCATTTTAACGCTCAGGATATTTATGTTGACGGCAACGGTATTGGAGACATCGGCGCAGCAGTGCTGCGGGACCGGCATGACTTGGCAGAAGACGGTGTTGTCTTAGCTGTTGCCACCGTTGATTTTAAAAGTCAGATGATTCTGGCAGGACCGGAGATTCTCAGCCGAGGTTTTATCTATATGCGTGAATCAGGTGAGCTTATCCGGGAAAGCCAGCGGGTGCTTTTCAACGCCATTCGCATCGCTTTAAAAAACAAGGAAGCTAGCATCCAGTCCGTTAATGGCGCTATTGTCAACGCCCTGCGCCCCTTCCTCTATGAAAAAACCGAACGCGAGCCGATTATTATCCCTATGGTGCTGACACCTGACCGATCATAA
- a CDS encoding COG3942 and LysM peptidoglycan-binding domain-containing protein translates to MKSLGKKKLSYSVLLCSSAALAFFAASAPVSADSHTIQEGDSFFSIASQYGMDMYELAAMNDMTVNSLILPGQQINVTNNITDSNAAALAAEGDETAESQPVAEEELPGNTYPIGQCTWGVKELASWAGDWWGNGGDWAASAAEQGYAVGYVPAVGSIVCWTDGGYGHVAYVTEVGDDGQIQVLEANYKDQQWIDNYRGWFDPNDGLTPGTVTYIYPSL, encoded by the coding sequence ATGAAGTCATTAGGAAAAAAGAAGTTATCGTACTCGGTCCTGCTCTGCTCTTCAGCAGCTCTTGCTTTTTTTGCTGCGTCAGCTCCGGTCAGTGCAGACAGCCATACGATTCAGGAAGGGGACTCTTTTTTTAGTATTGCCAGTCAATACGGTATGGACATGTACGAGTTAGCTGCTATGAACGACATGACTGTCAACAGTCTTATTCTTCCCGGGCAGCAAATTAATGTTACTAATAATATTACCGATTCAAATGCTGCGGCTCTCGCTGCTGAAGGGGATGAAACAGCTGAAAGCCAGCCTGTTGCCGAAGAAGAATTACCGGGGAATACTTATCCTATCGGCCAGTGTACTTGGGGCGTAAAAGAACTGGCTTCTTGGGCCGGTGATTGGTGGGGCAATGGCGGTGACTGGGCAGCCAGTGCTGCAGAACAAGGTTATGCTGTCGGCTATGTGCCAGCCGTCGGTTCTATTGTTTGCTGGACAGATGGCGGTTACGGCCATGTTGCCTATGTTACTGAAGTTGGAGATGACGGCCAGATTCAAGTGCTTGAAGCGAATTACAAAGATCAGCAGTGGATTGATAACTACCGCGGCTGGTTCGATCCTAACGACGGCCTAACTCCTGGAACAGTGACTTACATTTATCCAAGTCTCTAA